In a genomic window of Brettanomyces nanus chromosome 1, complete sequence:
- a CDS encoding uncharacterized protein (BUSCO:EOG093409N0), producing MEVQIQQAVEIASGYTNDNTLKQQALDFIQQFKASPDGWKHCITLLASSISAKDDSSISLNMKFFIFQVFDERIPFLSDEEKTNLKDAVFGYIEELISKEKVEPVFLRNAAAKTLGLLFVNCTLSCYPNLIKELLSMATQDGHTFNELATDYYLKTLVIIHQEIGDQMIIRDKQTTDRNTLLKDFIRDNDMVSMTESWKQILQHFTDPDAAIGDKALASEIIDGALMAIGFYSSWIEVNLILDQRFLTIFYQCLTSNDQKIQIRTAGTFVDILHKKMLPSKKLELINFLNLGTFLNQMQFNIKNLDFSFTQSLAKLCEQLGSECIEVLDRSSHDELKYDDFRNMAVANVLEVMPLVFRFLEYGYDDISLEVFPFLSNYLLFLKKNIVNEDLDFSALNNDQILTTLLKKIILKMKYDEEDDGDDEESIEMFDEVRSKLTSFQDSIVIINDMLSLEVMIESINEFLFQHLGGDGAKDADWRDIELGLYQLTYYSELLRNNIMNLPKTMINASKPYYVFNEMLCKVIKNSTDILLSHPLIQLLFFELIMKHYTFFSNSNIQVEGVDKSEILLKVLKIFASNFGIFSENSKVKYRSWYLFSRFIKLTRPQIDDFVITELTESLTPLLQFDFEVSGDKNRGGNLQDIDLTLVEENGSFENQLFLLEAIGVLITLMHSPEERINMVQNVLQPLFNNLEKCINGLHKLDLATLLQAHHTLVSVGTIIKGFEGLNPSQYTDKFIEILQQIAQVVLITLEQFDDYNVVREACSFCMVRLFILLSKFGSTHVEVLQDVLSKFVSITINGFDKRKMSEVVNFINFITQLFHYCSSMEPVYLLLSSLLAPLIGKVMERIELETSRAGDDFTKNDILDLQKALMSLLSSISNDNLNSMWLANDDNKQILVTVINLMLSYIYNYSTNDISLVKRAIGELNALNHGLGLGKVVDIEDHFKNDNNTFEKAGELLVANSILISIELTFKLQNKELLKDAQFRNGVLLEISRLLKTVAFIGHDIPDTNTLKKDKPKRNGQAGPPTTNTHNDMTCQQITNALINQLGYPVDAANEFVQHLISSTDRQFSKYLIGLIGDSDIDDDDDDDDSDNDNDNNKSISTINNSLPRTAGTANSANTARLRHIVDTTLSKRTGFKRSNSSSLESSDKSRTKLDFAFSDCFMNKTQPPPSFLHRRQGSSASSPATITTPRPVSLFAFEPSSNYFDDHRFVRQSPAVKIVSTDELIQFLILHYSIPLPDVDTVFPWLHGIHRNNQAQLQFLGRSITAETKYTSADANSSESSHSELFTPETTDNLEADLVSSRVPNGVRNIMVVRSCNTCGEVSSEYSDIIVESTGLIRGTVSADDILMSTQGVPDMKMYLKSVLGDKSEALGLISMDTIEDDCNRTKLLPVFKDMDPQFGVSLRNFHIQVSKVSNLSDLIVYCFNDDHSLCVDEATGDHSPCFDFSSKNCKCVSLCRLLHIAQIIYADEHFEMNSDPKLGSKRCPYNTFMVRDPSQQKMHEANLLAIPVMDTKSSLKAPQDLCSEYDLNVFNNWDSNYLYRERLEISKMSTATPISTGNVWLGNITDFECLQIRLGNGESFPQNTTSRLPSTPLYCDPQNTVVTLTKRDLDLKKKAISELDAKLITLPKTRWRLFVHCFEGATFPELSDLKALFESHNEHIEQVQLEFPPSGSFTLSDMSENDILTIVNICKLCYYRCSKHFPALLYCSDGYTETSLLTICFVMYAERLLLDDALIKLHMHYGRPFFIFRTDYLLLMKLEPILHGFSPLNSAENGSDDCTFEQDASRISVGCNVDSHYRSSRRSSTDAQSDSDSPLEPVLGSLPSRILPHLYLGSLAHACCLSLLSTLGINYIISVEEHIPWIDNLKYDTTVTESGCEVLSFKSNQRDFPSGDNCHVSQVMRINNICDDGVGTLTTTINDALEFLDKCYRNGGRVLVHCQVGVSRSATVCIAEVMRRLNVSLPRAYMFVRVRRLNVIIQPNLKLMYELFKWEEAFVRSKDLKAIQSQRRHRYSSNSSSLSSAASGSIFTAGGLSERSSISTFGGSAKIVVVGAGVVGLTTALELLNQPGANHRVTVVASQIPTDFQFSSNYTSPFAGANWMSFAAHDDIRQQNIDAVGYRRFKQLARTRPESGVKERVNYVYITNEKFAAGGNIIDLPWFSELKDLNLKLVPDYDHSKFSYAYKFDGFVISTTYYLGFLWSECAKTGRFDLQRKTINKLQDAFNLHADGVRADLVVNCSGLRARELVPDSAVYGVRGVTLLADNNINLKDVMVVETNEKGFSDEELYIMPRKEGGLVIGGCFQVNNEMEKTASDEQVQRILGRARKYLPNLNWKKFDIFRKQVGFRPFRKGGLRIEADPSLHGVIHCYGHGGAGYQASWGSAVEVVKLANNYLTSQKNTAYPHL from the exons ATGGAGGTGCAAATTCAGCAGGCTGTGGAGATTGCCTCCGGTTACACCAATGACAATACTTTGAAACAACAAGCATTGGACTTTATACAGCAGTTCAAGGCTTCTCCTGATGGATGGAAACACTGCATCACTCTTCTTGCCTCTTCCATTTCTGCCAAGGATGACTCTTCGATATCTTTGAAtatgaagttcttcataTTTCAAGTATTTGACGAGAGAATTCCGTTTCTCAgcgatgaagagaaaacgAATTTGAAAGACGCTGTTTTCGGCTATATAGAGGAGCTAATCTCCAAGGAAAAGGTGGAACCTGTGTTTCTTCGTAATGCAGCTGCCAAAACGCTTGGACTGTTGTTTGTCAACTGCACTTTATCGTGCTATCCTAATCTCATCAAGGAGCTATTATCTATGGCTACGCAGGATGGACATACTTTCAACGAGCTTGCTACAGATTACTATTTGAAGACGTTGGTGATTAttcatcaagaaattggtgaTCAAATGATTATTAGAGATAAGCAAACTACGGACAGAAACACTCTCTTGAAAGATTTCATTAGGGACAACGATATGGTATCGATGACCGAGTCTTGGAAacagattcttcaacatttcACTGACCCTGACGCTGCCATCGGCGACAAGGCCTTAGCCAGCGAAATAATTGACGGTGCACTAATGGCTATAGGCTTCTATTCCTCCTGGATAGAGGTCAACCTCATTTTGGACCAGCGATTTTTAACTATTTTCTACCAGTGCCTCACCAGTAATGATCAAAAAATACAGATCAGAACTGCTGGTACATTTGTTGACATCTTGCATAAAAAGATGcttccttcaaagaagttggagtTGATCAATTTTCTTAACTTGGGAACTTTTCTAAACCAGATGCAGTTCAACATCAAAAATCTGGACTTCAGTTTTACTCAATCGTTGGCAAAATTATGCGAACAATTGGGTTCCGAGTGTATTGAAGTCTTGGATAGAAGCAGCCACGACGAATTGAAATATGACGACTTTAGAAACATGGCCGTTGCTAATGTATTGGAAGTGATGCCACTTGTTTTTAGGTTTCTGGAGTACGGATATGATGATATATCTTTGGAAGTGTTTCCGTTTCTTTCCAATTATCTcttgtttttgaagaaaaatatcGTCAACGAGGATCTCGACTTTTCTGCTTTGAACAACGATCAAATCTTGACCAccttattgaagaagattatcctaaaaatgaaatatgacgaggaggatgatggcgatgatgaagagagtaTAGAAATGTTTGATGAGGTAAGATCGAAGTTAACATCTTTTCAAGATTCTATcgttatcatcaatgatatGTTGTCACTGGAAGTGATGATTGAAAGCATTAATGAGTTTTTGTTCCAACATCTGGGTGGGGATGGAGCCAAGGATGCTGATTGGAGGGATATTGAGTTGGGATTGTATCAGTTGACATATTATAGCGAACTATTGAGAAATAACATCATGAATCTACCAAAAACGATGATTAATGCCTCCAAACCATATTATGTGTTTAACGAAATGCTCTGTAAAGTGATTAAGAACTCAACAGATATTCTTCTAAGTCATCCCCTTATTCAATTGCTGTTCTTTGAGTTAATCATGAAACATTACACATTTTTCAGCAACTCAAACATTCAGGTGGAAGGTGTTGACAAATCAGAAATTCTTCTTAAGGTGCTGAAGATCTTTGCTTCCAACTTTGGTATCTTTAGTGAGAATTCTAAGGTGAAATACCGATCCTGGTATCTTTTCAGCAGGTTTATTAAATTGACACGGCCTCAGATTGACGATTTTGTCATTACAGAATTAACGGAAAGTTTAACACCACTCTTGCAATTTGATTTCGAGGTATCAGGGGACAAAAACCGCGGAGGCAACTTGCAGGATATTGATCTCACCttggtggaagaaaatggaagCTTTGAAAACCAATTATTTCTCCTAGAAGCCATTGGCGTACTAATCACATTGATGCACAGTCCTGAGGAGAGAATCAATATGGTACAGAATGTGTTACAGCCGCTTTTCAACAATCTAGAAAAATGCATCAATGGTTTGCATAAGCTCGACTTGGCCACCCTTCTTCAGGCTCATCACACTCTCGTCTCTGTTGGTACTATCATCAAGGGATTTGAAGGGCTTAATCCTAGTCAGTACACGGATAAATTTATAGAGATACTTCAACAGATTGCACAGGTGGTTTTAATCACACTTGAACAGTTTGACGATTACAACGTGGTCAGAGAAGCCTGCTCTTTTTGCATGGTAAGactcttcattctcttgTCAAAGTTTGGTTCCACACATGTTGAGGTGCTACAGGATGTTCTATCGAAGTTCGTAAGCATTACGATAAACGGATTTGACAAGCGAAAGATGTCAGAAGTGGTaaacttcatcaattttatAACACAGTTGTTCCATTATTGCAGTTCCATGGAACCAGTCTACTTACTTCTAAGCTCCCTTTTGGCTCCATTAATTGGCAAAGTGATGGAGAGAATTGAACTGGAAACTTCACGAGCTGGCGACGATTTTACCAAGAATGATATTCTAGACTTGCAAAAAGCACTCATGTCTTTGCTATCATCAATCTCGAATGATAATTTGAACTCGATGTGGTTGGCCAACGACGATAATAAGCAAATTCTTGTCACAGTGATCAATCTGATGTTGAGTTATATCTACAACTACTCAACTAACGATATCTCACTAGTCAAGAGGGCTATTGGAGAACTAAATGCTCTCAACCATGGATTAGGATTAGGTAAAGTAGTCGATATAGAAGACCACTTCAAGAATGACAACAACACCTTCGAGAAAGCAGGAGAACTGTTGGTAGCCAATTCAATTCTTATTAGTATCGAATTGACTTTCAAGCTCCAGAATAAGGAACTCCTCAAGGATGCGCAATTTAGAAATGGAGTTCTCTTGGAGATCTCACGACTATTGAAGACTGTGGCGTTCATCGGACATGATATTCCAGATACAAATACATTAAAAAAGGATAAGCCCAAGAGAAATGGACAAGCTGGACCACCAACTACTAATACACATAATGATATGACATGCCAACAGATAACCAATGCTTTGATCAATCAGTTGGGATACCCAGTGGATGCGGCAAATGAATTTGTTCAGCATTTAATTAGCAGTACGGACAGGCaattttcaaagtatcTAATAGGATTAATAGG TGATTCTGATatcgatgacgacgatgacgacgatgataGTGATAACGACAACGATAACAATAAAAGCATCAGCACAATTAACAACTCTTTACCCAGAACAGCAGGTACTGCAAACAGTGCAAATACTGCAAGACTTCGTCATATAGTTGATACTACTCTCAGCAAACGGACGGGGTTCAAGCGTTCCAATTCCAGCTCACTTGAAAGTTCTGACAAGTCTCGTACAAAGCTTGACTTTGCATTCAGCGACTGTTTTATGAACAAAACGCAGCCTCCTCCTTCGTTTTTACACAGGCGACAGGGCAGCTCTGCTTCATCCCCAGCTACAATTACAACGCCTCGTCctgtttctctttttgctTTTGAACCTTCTTCCAACTACTTCGATGATCACAGGTTTGTTCGACAGAGCCCTGCAGTTAAAATAGTGTCAACTGATGAGCTTATTCAGTTTCTTATATTGCACTATTCTATTCCTCTGCCTGATGTTGATACTGTATTTCCTTGGTTACATGGCATACATAGAAACAACCAGGCTCAGCTTCAATTCTTGGGAAGATCAATCACAGCCGAAACTAAATATACGAGCGCAGATGCCAATTCTTCCGAGTCTTCGCATTCTGAGCTTTTCACTCCTGAGACAACCGACAATCTTGAAGCTGATCTGGTAAGCTCTCGTGTTCCCAATGGCGTGCGAAATATCATGGTTGTTCGATCTTGTAATACCTGTGGCGAGGTATCTTCTGAGTACTCGGACATCATTGTCGAATCCACAGGACTTATTCGAGGCACTGTATCTGCTGACGACATTCTTATGTCTACCCAAGGTGTTCCTGACATGAAAATGTATCTCAAGTCAGTACTAGGTGACAAAAGTGAAGCGCTTGGATTGATCTCAATGGATACCATAGAGGATGACTGCAATCGTACAAAACTTTTACCagttttcaaagatatggATCCCCAGTTTGGCGTTTCTCTTAGGAATTTCCACATCCAGGTTTCAAAGGTGAGTAATCTATCCGATTTAATAGTGTACTGCTTCAATGATGATCACAGCTTGTGCGTTGATGAGGCCACTGGAGATCATTCCCCAtgctttgatttctccTCAAAAAACTGCAAGTGCGTTTCTTTGTGCAGACTTCTTCACATTGCTCAGATAATATATGCTGATGAACATTTTGAAATGAACTCGGATCCGAAACTGGGCAGCAAAAGGTGCCCCTACAATACTTTTATGGTGAGAGATCCTTCGCAACAGAAAATGCATGAGGCAAATCTTCTTGCAATACCCGTGATGGATACCAAATCTTCTCTGAAGGCACCACAAGACCTTTGTTCGGAATACGACCTCAACGTATTCAATAATTGGGATTCTAATTACTTATATAGAGAACGCCTTGAGATCTCCAAGATGTCTACTGCTACTCCTATTTCAACTGGAAATGTATGGCTTGGAAACATAACAGATTTTGAATGTCTGCAAATCCGTCTTGGGAACGGTGAATCCTTTCCGCAGAATACTACATCGCGTCTTCCCTCTACACCGTTATACTGCGACCCCCAAAATACTGTTGTGACTCTCACAAAGCGAGATCTTgatctgaaaaagaaagccatTAGCGAGCTTGATGCTAAGCTTATTACTCTTCCAAAAACTAGATGGAGATTATTTGTCCACTGCTTTGAAGGAGCCACATTTCCAGAGCTTTCAGACTTAAAGGCCTTGTTTGAAAGTCACAATGAGCATATTGAACAGGTACAACTAGAATTTCCTCCTTCTGGCTCTTTTACGCTATCTGATATGTCTGAGAATGATATTTTAACTATTGTTAACATCTGCAAACTGTGCTATTATAGATGCAGCAAACACTTTCCTGCTCTTTTATACTGCTCTGACGGATACACCGAGACGTCACTTCTTACTATTTGTTTTGTCATGTATGCAGAAcggcttcttcttgacgATGCCCTTATCAAATTGCATATGCATTATGGCCGaccatttttcatttttagGACCGATTACCTCCTTTTAATGAAGTTAGAACCCATTCTGCATGgattttctcctttgaacTCCGCTGAAAATGGTTCTGACGACTGCACATTTGAACAGGATGCTTCAAGAATCAG TGTTGGATGTAACGTGGACAGTCATTACAGAAGCTCTAGAAGATCGTCTACCGATGCCCAAAGTGATTCAGACAGCCCTCTTGAACCAGTTCTAGGTTCGTTACCTTCTCGAATTTTGCCTCACCTGTACCTCGGATCCCTTGCGCATGCATGCTGCCTTTCATTGCTTTCCACCCTTGGAATTAACTACATAATCAGCGTGGAAGAACATATTCCATGGATAGACAACCTAAAATACGATACCACGGTGACCGAATCCGGGTGCGAGGTTCTGAGCTTTAAATCCAACCAGAGGGACTTTCCGTCAGGCGACAACTGCCATGTCTCTCAAGTCATGCGTATCAACAATATCTGTGATGATGGTGTTGGTACTTTGACTACTACAATTAACGATGCGTTAGAGTTCTTGGACAAATGCTATCGTAATGGTGGTAGAGTACTCGTTCATTGCCAAGTTGGAGTCTCGCGGTCAGCCACTGTATGCATTGCAGAGGTGATGCGGAGATTAAACGTTAGTCTTCCAAGAGCTTATATGTTTGTCAGGGTTCGTAGACTGAACGTAATCATTCAACCCAACTTGAAGCTGATGTACGAGCTTTTCAAATGGGAGGAGGCATTTGTCAGATCCAAAGATTTAAAAGCCATACAGTCGCAGCGCCGCCACAGATACAGCAGCAACTCGTCATCGCTGTCTTCAGCAGCCTCAGGATCAATATTTACTGCCGGCGGCCTAAGCGAACGATCATCTATATCGACTTTTGGTGGTTCTGCGAA AATTGTCGTCGTTGGTGCGGGTGTGGTGGGTCTCACCACTGCTCTCGAGCTTTTGAACCAACCAGGAGCCAATCACAGAGTGACAGTGGTTGCATCACAAATTCCTACAGATTTCCAATTCTCATCCAACTATACGAGTCCTTTTGCGGGTGCAAATTGGATGTCTTTTGCTGCTCATGATGACATAAGACAACAAAATATCGATGCCGTCGGTTATAGAAGATTCAAGCAACTGGCCCGCACTAGACCTGAATCCGGGGTGAAGGAAAGAGTCAATTACGTCTATATTACCAATGAGAAATTTGCCGCTGGTGGTAATATCATTGACCTTCCATGGTTCAGTGAACTCAAAGATCTAAATTTGAAGCTTGTGCCTGACTATGACCATTCTAAGTTCAGCTATGCTTATAAGTTTGATGGCTTCGTTATTTCTACAACATACTACTTGGGCTTTCTTTGGAGCGAGTGCGCCAAGACAGGACGTTTTGATTTGCAGAGAAAGACGATTAACAAATTGCAAGATGCCTTTAACTTGCATGCTGACGGCGTTAGAGCCGATTTGGTTGTCAACTGCTCCGGCCTAAGGGCTCGTGAGTTGGTTCCAGACTCTGCTGTTTATGGAGTGAGAGGCGTCACTTTATTGGCTGATAACAACatcaatttgaaagatgTAATGGTGGTGGAGACCAATGAAAAAGGCTTTTCAGATGAGGAATTGTACATCATGCCTAGAAAAGAGGGTGGATTGGTAATTGGCGGTTGTTTCCAGGTCAACAACGAAATGGAAAAGACAGCCAGCGACGAGCAGGTGCAAAGAATATTAGGTAGGGCACGGAAGTACTTGCCTAATTTAaactggaagaagtttgatATCTTCAGAAAGCAGGTCGGCTTTAGGCCTTTCAGAAAGGGAGGACTTAGAATTGAGGCCGATCCCTCGCTCCATGGTGTGATCCATTGTTATGGGCATGGAGGTGCCGGATACCAGGCTTCATGGGGTTCAGCAGTCGAGGTGGTGAAACTAGCCAACAACTATTTGACAAGTCAGAAAAATACGGCTTATCCACATTTATAA
- the MKK1 gene encoding Protein kinase C signaling pathway involved MAPKK protein, which produces MGVPLLSANRINRSGHSRESSTSHSPSSLKLNIFGPVDINKPGSSGSSRKRADEFGKTAGGSSSSLSTLTAQRTVTTDISEAVVVDLDISKCDTSPTLIEDFRKALRISERENLGVLPPIDKDIEHLSEVDWKLMFETSRIRTLEVLGEGNGGSVKKCRLENRKGQIFALKTITADPSPEFRKQIVRELNYNKRFMSDYIVKYYGTFLNESDASICICMEYMAGRSLDAVYKVFKERDGRIGEKPLGKVAEGVLKGLSYLNEQKIMHRDIKPQNILLDAHGVVKLCDFGVSGEVVNSLATTFTGTSFYMAPERIRNEPYTISCDVWSLGLTLLEGAMGSFPFTAQSSNLEISPIDLLLIILEFKPSLEDEPEEDIHWSASFKDFIKVCLTKESRKRPSPRQMLEHPWVKGQMRKKVKMEKLVQYCRELSQV; this is translated from the coding sequence ATGGGGGTACCACTTTTGTCTGCCAATAGAATAAATCGCTCTGGTCATTCACGCGAGTCTTCAACGTCGCAcagtccttcttctctcaagCTTAATATCTTTGGTCCGGTAGATATTAATAAACCGGGGTCAAGTGGGTCATCTAGAAAGAGAGCCgatgaatttggaaaaaCCGCTGGTGGCAgctcttcatctttgtcGACTTTAACGGCGCAAAGGACTGTCACCACAGATATTTCTGAAGCTGTAGTGGTGGATCTTGATATATCCAAATGCGATACGTCTCCCACTTTGATAGAGGACTTTCGTAAAGCTCTGAGAATATCGGAGCGGGAAAATCTAGGTGTGTTGCCGCCCATTGATAAGGATATAGAGCATTTAAGCGAAGTTGACTGGAAATTAATGTTTGAGACTAGTCGTATTCGTACTCTAGAGGTTTTGGGAGAAGGAAATGGAGGCTCGGTGAAAAAATGTCGCCTTGAAAACCGTAAGGGACAGATATTTGCTCTTAAAACTATAACAGCGGATCCATCGCCTGAATTCCGGAAGCAGATCGTTCGAGAGCTTAACTATAATAAGCGATTCATGAGCGATTACATAGTGAAGTACTATGGTACTTTTCTCAATGAATCGGACGCATCGATCTGCATCTGCATGGAATACATGGCAGGTCGATCCCTTGATGCAGTTTATAaagttttcaaagaaagagatggtAGGATCGGTGAAAAGCCGTTAGGAAAAGTTGCTGAGGGTGTCTTGAAAGGCCTTTCATATTTAAACGAGCAGAAAATCATGCATAGAGACATCAAGCCTCAAAACATATTATTGGATGCCCACGGTGTTGTGAAACTGTGCGATTTTGGAGTTTCTGGTGAGGTTGTTAATTCCTTGGCAACTACTTTCACTGGTACTTCTTTCTACATGGCTCCAGAAAGGATTAGAAATGAACCCTACACGATTAGCTGTGACGTCTGGTCCTTAGGATTAACATTACTTGAAGGAGCCATGGGCAGTTTTCCGTTCACTGCTCAAAGTTCTAATTTGGAGATCTCCCCTATCGACTTGCTTCTTATTATTCTTGAGTTCAAGCCAAGCTTAGAGGATGAGCCTGAGGAAGATATCCATTGGTCGGCCAGCTTTAAAGATTTCATCAAAGTTTGTCTCACTAAGGAGAGTCGAAAGAGACCATCTCCAAGGCAGATGCTTGAGCATCCTTGGGTTAAGGGACAAATGCGTAAGAAGGTCAAAATGGAAAAGTTGGTTCAATACTGTCGGGAACTATCTCAGGTTTAG
- a CDS encoding uncharacterized protein (EggNog:ENOG41) codes for MLSVSLTVPVSVQYTVPFPLATITSVYASAASDLESIELAIPTVTNDNDFIRFSASAELLEATMSYYSLLAVQATATQPEVMSSAAEQAAEASAVTNQLVRKTSFYSGNRPSLGGNLALLIVFSLFLILQMVFGVASHQWWFFVCFSTGIFLEVLGYTGRIWSHYDLRSFNAYVMQLVCITLAPCFLMAGIYYSLAQLTVIMGQHFSILKPMQYSLFFIICDLIAIVLQGAGGAIASSELSNHHSTRGGSNVMVVGLAFQVASMTLYQVLWFIFCYRCFRSKRRYGDSIFADKYADIRRRRLFVAFFFILTLAVILIFIRSLYRLTEMVEGFSGKLANDELDFMVLEALMVSLASFLLTVVHPGFAYGFHIAIEIEKGLKSSFSWKKEHYRYVKRDRDLAQDTAGQSTVSAEDNLGANIDLSSNAIDSEKYPPDEAGSSKSAYALKKELSREHTREASGSH; via the coding sequence ATGCTTTCTGTATCACTCACTGTGCCAGTTTCGGTACAGTATACTGTTCCCTTCCCCTTGGCTACCATTACTTCCGTGTATGCCTCTGCTGCCAGTGACCTTGAGTCCATTGAACTAGCTATTCCTACCGTGACAAACGATAATGACTTCATACGGTTTTCTGCCAGTGCGGAGCTCTTAGAAGCTACCATGTCCTATTATTCGCTTTTGGCGGTCCAGGCTACAGCTACTCAGCCTGAAGTGATGAGCTCTGCTGCTGAACAAGCTGCTGAGGCCTCAGCTGTTACAAATCAGTTGGTGCGAAAAACCTCCTTCTACTCCGGAAACAGACCTTCCCTAGGAGGAAACTTGGCTCTTTTGATTGTGttctctttgtttttgATCCTTCAGATGGTTTTCGGTGTGGCATCTCATCAGTGGTGGTTTTTTGTGTGTTTCTCTACTGGCATATTCTTGGAAGTGTTGGGTTATACGGGTCGTATATGGTCACACTACGATCTTCGGAGCTTTAATGCGTATGTCATGCAGTTGGTTTGCATTACCTTGGCTCCCTGTTTCCTTATGGCTGGTATTTATTACAGTTTGGCTCAGTTGACCGTAATTATGGGACAGCATTTCAGTATATTAAAGCCTATGCAGTACtctctcttttttattatttGCGATCTTATCGCCATTGTCTTGCAGGGTGCTGGTGGTGCCATTGCTTCCTCTGAATTAAGCAATCATCATTCTACGAGAGGTGGTTCCAACGTGATGGTGGTTGGATTGGCTTTCCAGGTTGCTTCAATGACTTTATACCAGGTCCTCTGGTTTATCTTCTGCTATAGATGTTTCAGAAGTAAAAGACGCTACGGTGATAGTATTTTCGCCGATAAATATGCAGATATCCGTCGAAGAAGGCTTTTTGTtgcattcttctttatccttACTTTGGCCGTGATTCTTATCTTTATCCGTTCCCTTTACCGTTTAACCGAGATGGTAGAAGGTTTTAGCGGGAAATTGGCGAACGACGAGTTGGATTTCATGGTTTTAGAAGCACTCATGGTCTCTCTTGCATCTTTTCTATTGACTGTGGTACACCCTGGTTTCGCTTATGGCTTTCACATTGCCATTGAGATCGAAAAGGGACTCAAATCTAGTTTTTCTTGGAAAAAAGAGCACTATAGGTACGTGAAGAGAGACAGAGATCTTGCTCAGGATACTGCCGGACAATCCACTGTTTCTGCAGAGGATAATTTAGGGGCTAATATCGATCTGAGCAGCAATGCAATTGATTCGGAAAAATACCCTCCGGATGAAGCTGGTAGCTCGAAATCAGCCTATGCGCTCAAGAAAGAACTCAGTCGTGAGCATACCAGAGAAGCGAGTGGTTCGCATTAA